Within the Clarias gariepinus isolate MV-2021 ecotype Netherlands chromosome 27, CGAR_prim_01v2, whole genome shotgun sequence genome, the region ggGGAGTTCTGAGCCTGTTGCAGCTCTGAGACCTGAGACTTGTTACAGTAATAGTACCAAGAAAAACCTGTAACTTTAAAGGTCCTGTATTTTACTAACagagaaattattattgttatataaaaattattaaacatctTGCtaatatttgttgtttttagatatTAGGTTATTccaaaaaatggatctttaacctctttaatgagacttgcttttgctgtacacacacgcatacagacacaaaataaaatatgttttacgcacacacacgtggtcacagtgttatagtaaacagtacacgcgtgcacggatgttgattataccagtaagagacgggTATaccactaagacccagcaggggagacgattacccacaattccacagcgcaagagagagaaaaaccattggctcagttgtgatcacgtgacgctcagcgtcaaaacaagaaacgcatgcgtgatacatgatgcTCAGTACTCGTAAGTCAAgacttgttagttttccaagttaaaatttataaaaaaaatatttgctcgtcttgtggaacaatcgcaaaccgcattactcgcaatccgaggttccactgtattgcctttgtatataatgtatatgatttattcatttatataaaaatattgtcttATTTCTTCGTTGTTAATTTAGTTTTCCATTTATTACAaccactaccagtcaaaagtttggatgcaCCTCCTAATTTCAtgatctttcctgatttttatttctttttacactgtaaaacactccaaagtacacaataatctcctttgaacagttaatattgagatgtatttGCTACTTacgctctgtaaatccttcataacagctctaatctgaggctggtaactctaaataaacttctgcAAGAAAGCAAGAAGgatttggtcttgctttcctgctaaggtcttcatgagagacagtttcatcatggagcttgatgggtttaacaaacacactcgacacagAACTGCTctttttgcaagaactgttccagaacagctgactgtCATGTCTGAAAATAACAACTGCCTGTGGCTGCTGTTACTTAATTCCCGAATGCTATATGCGttgtttcatagttttgaaatctccagtattgctttagaatgcagcaaataaatcactaaacaaaacccgttaaattagaaggtgtgtccacaCTTTTGACTGATACTGTACGTGCATGTGGTTCCTCTCTGTGATGCCAGCACACGTGGGGAAAAACGCCTCAAACACCTCAGTGTCACCACTGAATTGAGAAAATGACCCACTGAACAAAAATAACCACGCGACTGCACCATGTGGTCATAAACTGGAACACTCATTCCAGCGCTACTCACGcaacagtgtttttaaaaaagaaattaaaaaaaaaaatttaaaagctgaGCGTGTGAGAACATCGCTAACCTGCATTCAGTTTCTTTAATGTCTGCTATGTAAGGTCAGAGCTGGAAAATAAACTAGTTGATCATTTTATTTGGATCCCATCTGTTCCTTCAAGGCTTTGGAGTGCATTAATCGTTACATCACATAATCAGAAGATGTTGGTTAATTTCCTTTAACAGCACACCTGTGATATAGTGATATATTAACAACAGTGATATATTAACAACTTAATGCGCTAGTCTTGTTACTATGGTAACAACTCCTACACACGGATGTGGTACCCATTATGCTACacataatctaataaaaatGGTACGTAATAAgtaaaaatcagattttttcccattcacatttttttttgcttagacAAGACATTTTCCTTTGAGTTCATTGcggttttgttgtgttttaatttatttcttttacccTCCAGCGACTGCGTTCGTTTAAAGCCCGCAGACATCCAGCCCGATATCTTCAGCTACCTCCTCAACCTGATGTACACTGGCAAACTGGCCCCGCAGCTGATCGACCCAGCCCGGCTAGAGCAGGGGGTGAAGTTCCTGCATGCCTACCCCCTCATCCAGGAAGCTACCCTGAACAGCCAATCGGCCTTCTCTCATCCCGAGCCCAGCATCCGGCTTAACACATCTCTCTATGGCATCCAGATATCAGGCCAACAGGGGGCGCAGTCCGGCCGTCTCTCCGCCAGGAGGCAGTCGTCACCCGTTGACTCGGATAGTGCGGGCGTGCTTGATGTGAAAGGGTCCAACGCAAACACGTCTCTCTCGTCTGGATCCAGACTGCAGCCGGACATGGAGGTCGAGGCGGCGGCGGTGACGACGAGCAGTAACCAGTTTGGGAGAGACTGCTCCGAGGCAGACGTGTCGTCCGGCGAAAGCGGGGCTACCTTGCCTAGTGGGAACCCTAATACCATCCTGCACGTGAAACCCAGCATCATGAAACGAAGCTCCTCGTTCCGGAAGCACTACACCTGCCACATCTGCGGCAGTCGCTTCAACCAGCGTGCAGCTCTCAGGGAGCACCTTCTGTGGCACGCCCAGGCTATGGCACCGTTCATGCTGGAGTCTGGAGACGCGACCTCCCCCATACTACCTGGAGGAGCTGCCACGCCCGAGGTGGAGGAAGTTCTGATGGGTGTCGGAGCGTCCGCAGCCACTCCCATAATGGTGGATGTTGATGTTGAACAGCCCATGTCTGGATTGAAAGTCTCCCCGCGAGGGGAAATGGCCGTCTCGGTTCCTTCGGCAGCATCGGCGGCGTCATCGTGTGCGGCTCAGCCGCAGGCGGACACTCCTCCCCCATCCGACATCGCAGACATCGACAATCTGGAAGGCGCAGCCGACATCGAGCGCGAGGTGAAAAGACGGAAGTACGAGTGTCCCACCTGCGGACGCAAGTTCATCCAGAAGAGCCACTGGCGCGAGCACATGTACATCCACACGGGAAAGCCGTACCGCTGCAGCGCCTGCGGGAAGAGCTTCTGCCGAGCCAATCAGGCCGCGCGACACGTCTGCATGAGCCAAGGGGCGGAGTCGGCGTACACCATGGTAGACCGGCAGAGCATGGAGCTATGCGCGGCGGACGACTCCAGCCAGATGGAGGCGCTGTTCCTGGGCTCCTCGGGAAGGCCGTACAAGTGTAACGTGTGCGAAATGACCTTCACCAACCCAAACGAGGTCATCAAGCACATGTGCTTTAACCAAGGTGCGGTCTCGGAGGGAGGCGTCTCGGGAACGTCTGGGAGCGGCGCGAACACTGACAAAGCCGTCAAAGATGAAGGTTCTGATGTGTCGAGCGCTGGATCTTTAGTCACGCCCATAAAAACAGAAGAGGTCTTGGTAGATTAATAAAGCTTCCATtctatatgtgtttttttttttattcaaatatttgtTTTCCTGAAAAGCGTTGATTCTGATGTTGCTCTGTCAGTGTACATCAGGAAACTCATTTTGTAGGAAACCTTTTtagttgttcttgttgttgttttctactGTAATTTTTCTAAACAAGCAGGGAGTTAAGATGAGTTTATTACACCGTgaagctttatttttgtttcttgttcGGTGGGTAATTCAGGTCGTTCATTTGTTGAACATTGTGGTTTAAGCCTTTCCTCTTTGTAACCGTCAACAGGAAGAGGAAGTAGTGAACTGCAATAACCCCACCTATGGTGAGAGTGTTCTCCTCACCGCGTTCTCCTCACTCAGTCTCATATCCTTGTTCGATccgaaaaaaaacagcacaataagtttttaaaaattacatataaAGCAATAGCCAGCAGCTTATCACCGTCAATACagaccttattattattattattattattattattatcagccaAAGAGTGTTGAGCAGTTTATTTCCTCTTCTCTTTTATCCCCAAGaacaaaaatgttataaatttgtGTAAAAGAGGGACGTGTTTCAGTTACGTcctcatgataataataataaagttttgtgAATCCAGTCCTTCGCAATCTCAGATAAAAGC harbors:
- the zbtb2b gene encoding zinc finger and BTB domain-containing protein 2b; its protein translation is MELANHGLILLQQLNAQREFGFLCDCTVAIGDVFFKAHKAVLAAFSNYFRMLFIHQDSDCVRLKPADIQPDIFSYLLNLMYTGKLAPQLIDPARLEQGVKFLHAYPLIQEATLNSQSAFSHPEPSIRLNTSLYGIQISGQQGAQSGRLSARRQSSPVDSDSAGVLDVKGSNANTSLSSGSRLQPDMEVEAAAVTTSSNQFGRDCSEADVSSGESGATLPSGNPNTILHVKPSIMKRSSSFRKHYTCHICGSRFNQRAALREHLLWHAQAMAPFMLESGDATSPILPGGAATPEVEEVLMGVGASAATPIMVDVDVEQPMSGLKVSPRGEMAVSVPSAASAASSCAAQPQADTPPPSDIADIDNLEGAADIEREVKRRKYECPTCGRKFIQKSHWREHMYIHTGKPYRCSACGKSFCRANQAARHVCMSQGAESAYTMVDRQSMELCAADDSSQMEALFLGSSGRPYKCNVCEMTFTNPNEVIKHMCFNQGAVSEGGVSGTSGSGANTDKAVKDEGSDVSSAGSLVTPIKTEEVLVD